The Calditrichota bacterium genomic sequence CCCCAGCCAGGCTGATGACGGCAAAGTCGATCGCCATGATCGCCTGTCCCGGCTTGATCCCGTGTTTCTTCTGCAAAATGGCCGCCACAATATCCGAACCGGCAGTGCTGCCCTTGAACTTGAAAATGACCCCGAGCCCGATGCCGAGGAGCACGCCCCCACACAGGACCAGAAACAGAAAGTCGTGTTCCATCAAGTTGCGAATCGCGGCCGTGTCCTGAAGGCGGATGTGGCGCAAACCAGGGATCTCGCCGCGCACCAGGTCAACGAAAAGCGCATTGGTGGAGAAACCGTAGAAAGTTCGTACGCCGAACTGGGGTCCCAGCTGGCGGACTCCCCACACGTAAAGGGGCACATTCAGCAGCCACATCAGCGCCCCGACGGGAATCGCGCCACCGGAGAGGTAGTGTATGGTCATGGAAAGGCCGCTCACGCCACCAGGCACCACATGGGCGTCCACCAGAAAGACGCCGATGCCCAGCGCCATCACGAAAGAACCGAGCGTTATGAACAGGTAGTCACGCACGGGGCGCAGCCGCAGGCGGAGCACTTGCAGCCGGGGAAGAGCAGGTTCTCGCTTGCTCACAGGAGTTTATTCCTCGCAGTTCATCGACATGAATCTTTGTCTTCAACGGGAGGGGGGCCGCAGGGGCCAGCGGTCTCTTCGCTCTCCGGGAGTCGGCGCGCGTGCACACGTCTGAGCATCGTGTATCCCCAGGAAAGGGCGACAAGAATTGCAGCGATCCCCACCAGCACCAGTGGGGGCACCTCCTTGTAGTCCAGAATGATAACCTTGCGCGCCAGGGCAATCATTGCCACCAAAAAAACCACCTCCACGCAGAGTCGCGCCTGCCGGAGGTAGGCCCGGACGGTGGCCAAGAGCTCAAGCCCTATCAAGATCATGAGGAAGAAGCCAAAGACTTCCAGCATCTCCTTGATGTCCAGGAGCAGCAAAGGTGGCTTGATGAGCTCCCTCACCAGGATGACCGCCAGCTCGACTGTGGCAGCGGCAATGGCCACCATCATCATGACCACGACAGCGATGGTTACCCACCGCTCGAAAACGGCGATGACCCTTGTCATGAGCTACCTCTCCTCGCGTGCTCTGTCGCCCACTCTCTGAGCTCCCTTTCCCGCGGCCGGGACAAGATACCAAATCCGCGCTCAAATCGCAACTGTTTTTTCG encodes the following:
- a CDS encoding YitT family protein; protein product: MALGIGVFLVDAHVVPGGVSGLSMTIHYLSGGAIPVGALMWLLNVPLYVWGVRQLGPQFGVRTFYGFSTNALFVDLVRGEIPGLRHIRLQDTAAIRNLMEHDFLFLVLCGGVLLGIGLGVIFKFKGSTAGSDIVAAILQKKHGIKPGQAIMAIDFAVISLAGAVIHWRGLAVAKPALVLTLYAFFLLFVSSRIIDVILDGMDYARSAFIVSAKSDQVAEAIMNGLSRGATALKGRGLYTGQDREVLYTVVNRKEINQLIEMVKEIDPNCFMIINNVHEVLGEGFKRRV
- a CDS encoding phosphate-starvation-inducible PsiE family protein, producing MTRVIAVFERWVTIAVVVMMMVAIAAATVELAVILVRELIKPPLLLLDIKEMLEVFGFFLMILIGLELLATVRAYLRQARLCVEVVFLVAMIALARKVIILDYKEVPPLVLVGIAAILVALSWGYTMLRRVHARRLPESEETAGPCGPPPVEDKDSCR